The nucleotide window TGGATACCGGGGCCAGACTGTAGAAACCGGCGGCGCGCAAGCGCGCCCTCAACTTTCAGGAGCGGACCAATGAGCCAGGCGGACAGTCAGGGCAAGCCCTATTTCGCCCATGAGAGCGCCTATGTCGATGACGGGGCGGTGATCGGCGCGGGCACGAAAATCTGGCATTTCTGCCACGTGATGCCGGGGGCCCGGATCGGCGAGAAGTGCAACCTGGGCCAGAACGTGGTGGTGCACTCCACCGCGGTGGTGGGCAACGGGGTGCGCATCCAGAACAACGTCTCGGTCTACGACCGGGTGATCCTGGAGGACTACGTTTTCTGCGGCCCGAGCATGGTGTTCACCAACGTGATCAACCCGCGCAGCCACACCCCGCGCAAGGATGAGTA belongs to bacterium and includes:
- a CDS encoding N-acetyltransferase encodes the protein MSQADSQGKPYFAHESAYVDDGAVIGAGTKIWHFCHVMPGARIGEKCNLGQNVVVHSTAVVGNGVRIQNNVSVYDRVILEDYVFCGPSMVFTNVINPRSHTPRKDEYMTTRVREGATIGANATVVCGNTVGRHAFVGAASLVTRDVPDFALVFGVPARLQGWMCVCGVRLPLGLGKDESETCACSACGRAYSRQGLTVRADGENVGKY